One part of the Nitrosophilus kaiyonis genome encodes these proteins:
- the purL gene encoding phosphoribosylformylglycinamidine synthase subunit PurL, producing MENIDEILKAHKLTKEDYKHIKDILGREPNLVEIGIFSAMWSEHCSYKSSKKYLKGFPTKAPWVIQGPGENAGVIDIGDGIAAVFKMESHNHPSFIEPYQGAATGVGGILRDVFTMGARPVANLNALRFGDVKRDDKIGAHQRYLVRGVVEGIGGYGNCMGVPTIGGETTFDECYNGNILVNAFTLGICKKDEIFYGRAEGVGNPVIYVGSKTGRDGLGGAVMSSDSFTEESKSLRPTVQVGDPFTEKLLLEACLELFKTDFVVGIQDMGAAGLTSSSFEMAGRAGSGMKMYLDRVPMREEGMTPYELMLSESQERMLICAKKGTEEKVLEIFRKWDLDAEVIGEVTDTGLMELFWHGEKVAEVPVVPVSEEAPELDRPTKKPEYLEYIKEVSIDTVPHIDNQEAFEKLFSSLEVVNKAWIYEQYDSMVQTNTVKHPGSLDASVIRVKENKKAIAMSSKCNPRYCYIDPKGGAAAAVMAAGRNVAMSGAKPLAITDCLNYGNPENPEVMWQFAQGTEGIKEACKALNTPVVSGNVSLYNETNGVSVYPTPTIAMVGVNDYQEKVLPSIFQKEEDIVYIIGDTEKEFGGSLYLKELFGKVAGVLPKIDYEKELKLWQFVLKANEKGLLKAAKDVGVGGIAISLAKMSAISGYGFLGNFCFEDSREIFSETFSRALVEIEPKNMHAIEELANEIGISAIPLGTIGGNKFTLCDIEMDIEKLKDIYFNTFKKEIERDL from the coding sequence ATGGAAAATATTGATGAGATTTTAAAAGCCCATAAATTAACAAAAGAGGATTACAAACATATAAAAGATATATTAGGTAGAGAGCCAAATCTTGTAGAGATTGGTATATTTAGCGCAATGTGGAGTGAACACTGCTCATACAAATCTAGCAAAAAATATCTAAAAGGTTTTCCTACCAAAGCTCCTTGGGTCATCCAAGGACCGGGAGAAAATGCAGGTGTTATTGATATAGGTGATGGAATAGCTGCAGTTTTTAAGATGGAGAGCCACAACCATCCAAGTTTTATTGAGCCATATCAAGGGGCTGCAACTGGAGTTGGTGGAATTTTAAGAGATGTTTTTACAATGGGAGCAAGACCTGTTGCAAATCTAAATGCTCTAAGATTTGGCGATGTAAAAAGAGATGATAAAATTGGAGCTCATCAAAGATATTTAGTAAGAGGTGTAGTTGAAGGAATTGGCGGTTATGGCAACTGTATGGGAGTACCAACCATTGGAGGGGAAACTACATTTGATGAGTGTTATAATGGCAATATTTTAGTAAATGCTTTTACTCTTGGAATCTGTAAAAAAGATGAGATTTTTTATGGAAGAGCGGAAGGTGTTGGAAACCCAGTTATCTATGTTGGAAGTAAAACTGGGCGTGATGGGCTTGGTGGAGCTGTTATGAGTAGTGATAGTTTTACTGAAGAGTCAAAATCTCTTCGTCCAACAGTTCAAGTAGGAGATCCTTTTACAGAAAAACTTTTACTTGAAGCATGTTTAGAGCTATTTAAGACTGATTTCGTTGTTGGTATCCAGGATATGGGAGCAGCCGGTCTTACTTCAAGCAGTTTTGAAATGGCTGGTCGTGCTGGAAGTGGAATGAAGATGTATCTTGACAGGGTCCCTATGAGAGAAGAGGGGATGACTCCTTATGAACTTATGCTGTCTGAATCTCAAGAGAGAATGTTAATTTGTGCTAAAAAAGGAACAGAAGAAAAAGTTTTAGAGATTTTTAGAAAATGGGATTTAGATGCTGAAGTTATTGGAGAGGTTACTGATACTGGTTTAATGGAGCTTTTTTGGCATGGAGAAAAAGTGGCAGAAGTACCAGTTGTTCCAGTTAGTGAAGAGGCTCCAGAACTTGATCGTCCAACAAAAAAACCGGAGTATCTTGAATATATTAAAGAGGTATCTATTGATACAGTACCTCATATTGATAATCAAGAAGCATTTGAAAAACTTTTTAGCTCTTTAGAAGTTGTTAATAAAGCTTGGATTTATGAGCAGTATGACTCTATGGTTCAAACAAACACTGTAAAACATCCAGGAAGTTTAGATGCAAGTGTTATAAGAGTTAAAGAGAATAAAAAAGCTATAGCAATGAGCAGTAAATGTAATCCAAGATATTGTTATATCGATCCAAAAGGTGGTGCAGCTGCAGCTGTAATGGCAGCTGGTAGAAATGTTGCAATGAGTGGAGCAAAACCACTTGCTATAACAGATTGTCTAAATTATGGAAATCCAGAAAATCCTGAAGTTATGTGGCAATTTGCTCAAGGAACAGAAGGTATTAAAGAGGCTTGTAAAGCTTTGAATACTCCAGTTGTTAGTGGAAATGTGTCACTTTATAATGAAACAAATGGTGTAAGTGTCTATCCAACACCAACAATAGCAATGGTTGGAGTAAATGACTATCAAGAAAAAGTATTGCCTTCTATATTTCAGAAAGAAGAAGATATCGTTTATATAATAGGAGATACCGAAAAAGAGTTTGGAGGAAGTCTTTATTTAAAAGAGCTATTTGGAAAAGTTGCAGGAGTTTTACCAAAAATTGATTATGAAAAAGAGTTAAAACTTTGGCAATTTGTTTTAAAAGCAAATGAAAAAGGATTATTAAAAGCTGCAAAAGATGTTGGAGTAGGGGGGATTGCAATCTCTTTAGCAAAAATGTCTGCAATAAGTGGATATGGATTTTTAGGAAATTTCTGCTTTGAAGATAGCAGAGAAATTTTTAGCGAGACTTTTTCTAGAGCTTTAGTTGAGATTGAACCAAAAAATATGCATGCTATTGAAGAGCTTGCAAATGAGATAGGTATTAGTGCTATTCCTCTTGGAACTATAGGTGGCAATAAATTTACTCTTTGTGATATTGAGATGGATATTGAAAAATTAAAAGATATCTATTTTAATACATTTAAAAAAGAGATAGAAAGAGATT